The following proteins come from a genomic window of Synechococcus sp. BIOS-E4-1:
- a CDS encoding AAA family ATPase — MRLIRCRLESVRRHRALEIPFAPGLTLIGGANESGKSSLVDAMHRALFVRASATGAAIRDLRSATHAGHPQVEIDFDVGGQRWSLLKCFSGAGGTCRLSRAGQQVLLGGDAEDQLAALLGVEEIIGSRQVNRVLPTRWAHLWVMQGLAGRNLLELSGEHYDLKGLITALEGQAEQSLQSPIDQKVFNQLEQLVASSFTSRGVKQNSELWKRRQELQQASERKAEAQDRLLSYETACIELDANEQALDQLECDAPEVQTLRRKLLSLKDLQQQLAPLRLQQTQWQQQFSVLNRLAQEMQASQTTMKAHRLELGVMNDSAETLASNLARQRGAFEQLDRKRQALEERGHALRRRQDQQRLQQRIESIRRQSDQRTKLEQQQSVLKQQLMQLPGRDANALAALQAQQSQLRELDIRLQSMASRIELQSSDTTVRLDGEQLRQGDVAQRTGAFRVDVGEGVTLLVSPGEGTGLSSLLAERARCEAQLVHNLKLWGVSNIEAAEAQLQERKELQHQLAVLEARLRQLMEQHRGEQKGGETLEQLDQQLAELQQHQDEPDLAAEEDLEQALNNCRKTYQSVQEQVRSLRSDCDRAEREQNGHTKQLQELQIRLERQEARHAQQLQQQHEIETRHGTANTIADDLRKLSHQCEQLQDQLLVLSRDCGLNVDADVETSLSALDARELKLIRQRTDLSRERGSLLERCERLGSRELHAELEEACNRLEVAQQAEQQETQLVEARVLLLKRFQEARADLSRRYSSPLKSSINRFIAPFLQNPGDSSELRFDASDGLKDLRLQRSGQTLEFSQLSGGLKEQLNAAVRLAIAEALRDGHDGCLPLLFDDAFTNSDPSRLEAVGCMLRQAVDLGLQVVLLSCDPDPYREIADSVIDLDHH, encoded by the coding sequence ATGCGCCTGATTCGCTGCCGGCTGGAAAGCGTTCGCCGTCATCGAGCTCTGGAGATTCCCTTCGCTCCAGGGCTGACTCTGATCGGTGGTGCCAATGAATCCGGCAAAAGCTCGCTTGTGGACGCGATGCATCGGGCTCTGTTTGTGCGCGCCTCTGCCACCGGAGCTGCCATTCGTGATCTGAGATCTGCCACACATGCAGGCCATCCGCAGGTGGAAATCGATTTCGATGTCGGCGGGCAGCGTTGGTCGTTGTTGAAATGCTTCAGCGGTGCCGGCGGAACCTGCCGCCTCAGCCGAGCTGGTCAGCAGGTTTTGCTCGGTGGAGATGCCGAGGATCAACTGGCCGCTCTGCTTGGAGTCGAGGAGATCATCGGCAGCCGCCAGGTGAACCGTGTGCTTCCCACCCGTTGGGCACATCTCTGGGTGATGCAGGGACTGGCCGGTCGCAATCTGCTGGAACTCAGTGGCGAGCACTATGACCTCAAGGGATTGATCACGGCTCTGGAGGGACAGGCGGAGCAATCGCTGCAGTCGCCGATCGACCAAAAGGTCTTCAACCAACTTGAACAGCTTGTTGCCTCCAGTTTCACCAGTCGCGGGGTGAAACAGAACAGTGAACTGTGGAAACGTCGGCAGGAGCTGCAGCAGGCTTCTGAACGCAAGGCTGAAGCACAGGATCGTCTGCTCAGCTACGAAACGGCCTGCATCGAGCTCGATGCGAACGAGCAGGCTCTAGATCAGCTGGAGTGTGATGCACCAGAAGTGCAGACGCTGCGTCGGAAGCTTCTTTCACTGAAGGATCTTCAACAACAGTTAGCCCCGCTGCGTCTTCAGCAGACCCAATGGCAGCAGCAATTCAGTGTTCTGAATCGTCTGGCGCAGGAGATGCAGGCTTCACAAACAACGATGAAGGCGCATCGACTGGAGCTCGGTGTGATGAACGATTCCGCAGAAACTCTTGCAAGCAATCTCGCTCGACAACGGGGTGCCTTCGAACAACTCGACCGCAAACGTCAGGCGCTTGAGGAGCGTGGCCATGCTCTGCGACGTCGTCAGGATCAGCAACGGCTTCAGCAACGCATTGAGAGCATTCGTCGTCAAAGCGATCAAAGGACCAAACTGGAACAACAGCAATCTGTGCTCAAACAACAGCTGATGCAATTACCAGGGCGTGATGCCAACGCTCTGGCTGCCTTGCAGGCTCAGCAATCTCAGCTTCGTGAGCTGGATATTCGTTTGCAAAGCATGGCATCCAGGATCGAATTGCAGTCTTCAGACACGACTGTGCGTCTTGATGGTGAACAGCTCAGGCAAGGCGACGTTGCACAAAGGACGGGGGCTTTCCGAGTCGATGTCGGTGAAGGTGTCACCCTGCTTGTCAGTCCTGGTGAAGGAACAGGCCTGTCTTCACTGTTGGCTGAGAGGGCACGATGTGAGGCTCAGTTGGTGCACAACCTCAAACTCTGGGGGGTTAGCAACATTGAAGCTGCGGAGGCTCAGTTGCAGGAACGTAAGGAGCTTCAACATCAGCTCGCTGTTCTCGAAGCACGTCTTCGTCAGCTGATGGAGCAGCACCGTGGCGAGCAGAAGGGTGGTGAAACTCTTGAACAACTTGATCAGCAGCTCGCCGAATTGCAACAACATCAAGATGAGCCAGACCTTGCCGCGGAGGAGGATCTCGAGCAGGCCTTGAACAATTGTCGCAAGACCTATCAATCAGTCCAGGAACAGGTTCGCTCTCTGCGTTCCGATTGTGATCGTGCAGAACGTGAACAGAACGGACACACCAAGCAGCTTCAGGAGCTGCAGATTCGACTGGAGCGTCAGGAGGCACGGCATGCCCAGCAGCTTCAACAGCAACACGAGATCGAGACACGGCATGGCACAGCCAACACAATCGCCGACGATCTCAGGAAGCTGTCTCATCAATGTGAGCAATTGCAGGACCAACTGCTTGTGTTGAGTCGTGATTGTGGCCTCAATGTCGACGCCGACGTTGAGACATCACTGTCTGCATTGGATGCCCGTGAGCTGAAGCTCATTCGTCAGCGTACGGATCTGAGCCGTGAACGCGGCTCATTACTGGAGCGCTGCGAACGTCTCGGAAGTCGGGAACTGCATGCAGAACTGGAGGAAGCTTGTAATCGTCTGGAGGTGGCCCAGCAGGCAGAACAACAGGAGACCCAGCTGGTTGAGGCACGCGTGCTGCTTCTCAAACGATTTCAGGAAGCACGCGCCGATCTTTCACGGCGCTACTCATCACCACTCAAGTCCAGCATCAACCGTTTCATTGCTCCATTTCTGCAGAACCCCGGCGACAGCTCTGAGCTCCGCTTTGATGCCAGCGATGGTCTGAAGGATCTGCGTCTTCAACGTTCAGGTCAGACCCTCGAGTTTTCACAACTCAGCGGAGGACTCAAGGAACAACTGAATGCCGCCGTTCGCCTGGCCATTGCCGAGGCCCTGCGCGATGGCCATGACGGCTGTCTTCCTTTGCTGTTTGATGACGCCTTTACCAACAGCGATCCGTCGCGACTGGAAGCGGTGGGCTGCATGCTCCGGCAGGCTGTCGATCTGGGTCTTCAGGTGGTGCTTCTGAGTTGCGACCCTGATCCCTACCGAGAGATTGCTGATTCAGTGATTGATCTCGATCATCACTGA
- a CDS encoding DUF4135 domain-containing protein has protein sequence MSIRSLFLSLASISSRIKASDLSLLSLCVNSEAIGNSLFHRDIDLKLVESREFQFFADLLSTTFFSEFLIDINSLTNYFEYQIHSELKKSFTEFPSIQSYQFNTLRISTSLAEQSYHILRFNTQFLKGNSLNQAFLYCYRIAVILSNKIQELLLFLNDFDVCRDEIQKLIMPTEFLLFDGLGDPHNNARSVLKLSCTKTRQFIFYKPRFYDGEILWDSICSCLSPPAHYQSTQRTRLLASNGFFEEGVSYSQVARDRWPSLYQKFGFELFVAHLSRHTDLWFDNLICTSEGFIFIDHENIMQPISISPFRLRNQNGSERDISLDPALSVLMTMALAQPMAMSSSSMFQDMGCLSYQSNYRWPHLLNDDSMWSHPEHLPDVEGQCFPFEFIDSIKLGYTQAHSLMIKHKKNVANLLHTFKGRTRVIRRSTFDYYDIQRNLFSLQNCITGLQRWTYLVKTLSDQIHTTSYGDFSWDENLALTSEVIQLDNGDIPYFYSDFDQYNLFDSSMNAVGTFSLDIDAHLRNLDSPVYISHQLELLSLSASLHASISPSQLLVCSDNLKQQSNLTYRDESQDFALILFNRLSNYLEQFVESSTMSPVILYNFHANCLYISEPIPYSLSGIASTLDAYLSLLLLRPGFFQQSNLSTLSTAFHSLNSWLDKENSRITDSLSKLLYLNNIDLLAHKLGFCMDYIDRIDQSAIGSDGCLDQENTFKFTSDLFLPNFSLHELSLNIKSSDPRDSLSTDKIISLRYKTYQALVEHDIDAFGVFIRDESLQHLLVPSIVDNSNSLVDLSISQLFASACRGFDSGWKGWINCGIFLDLALIKHLKPMR, from the coding sequence ATGTCAATCAGGAGTTTATTTTTAAGCCTTGCATCAATTTCCAGCCGTATTAAAGCATCCGATCTTTCTCTTCTCTCCCTATGCGTCAATAGTGAAGCCATCGGTAACAGTTTATTTCACCGAGACATTGATCTAAAGCTCGTTGAATCACGGGAGTTTCAATTTTTCGCTGATCTATTGTCAACCACTTTTTTTTCTGAATTTCTTATTGATATCAATTCTCTCACCAACTATTTCGAATATCAAATTCATTCTGAATTGAAAAAATCATTTACTGAATTCCCTTCGATTCAAAGTTATCAATTTAATACTTTGAGGATCAGCACAAGTTTAGCGGAACAAAGCTATCATATCTTAAGATTTAATACTCAATTTCTCAAGGGAAACAGCCTCAATCAAGCATTTTTATATTGCTATCGCATCGCTGTAATTCTTTCCAACAAGATCCAAGAGTTACTTTTATTTTTAAACGACTTTGATGTTTGCAGAGATGAGATTCAAAAATTAATCATGCCAACTGAGTTTTTGCTGTTTGATGGCCTTGGTGATCCACACAATAATGCTAGGTCGGTCTTGAAGTTGTCTTGTACGAAGACAAGGCAATTTATTTTTTATAAACCAAGATTTTATGATGGTGAAATTCTTTGGGATTCAATTTGTTCTTGTCTATCCCCGCCAGCTCACTATCAATCAACTCAAAGAACTCGTTTATTGGCATCAAATGGATTTTTTGAGGAAGGAGTTAGTTACTCGCAAGTAGCCAGAGATCGATGGCCATCACTTTATCAAAAATTTGGTTTCGAACTTTTTGTTGCCCATCTGAGTCGACATACCGATCTTTGGTTTGATAACTTAATTTGCACATCTGAAGGTTTTATTTTCATTGACCATGAAAATATCATGCAACCGATCTCGATATCTCCCTTCCGACTCCGTAATCAAAATGGTTCTGAAAGAGACATATCCTTAGATCCTGCTTTATCGGTGCTTATGACGATGGCATTGGCACAGCCTATGGCTATGTCATCGTCTTCCATGTTTCAAGATATGGGATGTTTAAGTTATCAGTCTAATTATCGCTGGCCACATCTGCTTAACGATGATTCTATGTGGAGTCATCCCGAACATCTTCCTGATGTAGAGGGTCAGTGTTTTCCTTTTGAGTTCATTGATTCCATTAAGCTTGGTTATACTCAAGCTCATAGTTTAATGATAAAACATAAAAAAAATGTTGCCAATTTATTGCATACATTTAAGGGGCGAACTCGTGTGATTCGGAGATCCACCTTTGACTACTATGACATTCAAAGAAATCTTTTCTCATTGCAAAACTGCATCACAGGCCTTCAAAGATGGACATACTTGGTGAAGACGCTATCAGATCAAATACATACAACATCTTATGGCGACTTTTCCTGGGATGAAAATCTAGCACTCACCTCAGAAGTTATCCAATTAGATAACGGAGATATTCCATACTTTTATTCAGATTTTGATCAGTACAATCTTTTTGATTCTTCTATGAATGCCGTTGGCACGTTTAGTCTTGATATTGATGCGCATCTCAGAAACTTAGATTCTCCTGTTTATATTTCACATCAACTTGAGCTCCTATCGCTTAGCGCATCTCTTCACGCATCTATTTCACCTTCTCAATTACTGGTGTGTTCTGATAATCTTAAACAACAATCAAACCTCACCTATAGAGATGAATCACAGGACTTTGCTCTGATACTTTTCAATCGGCTATCTAATTATTTGGAGCAATTTGTTGAAAGTTCAACAATGTCTCCTGTTATTTTATACAATTTTCATGCTAACTGTTTATACATTTCAGAGCCTATTCCTTATAGTCTTTCTGGCATAGCCTCAACATTGGATGCCTATTTGAGTCTTTTACTTCTCCGTCCAGGTTTCTTTCAACAATCCAATCTGAGCACGCTATCAACCGCATTTCACTCTTTAAATTCATGGCTTGACAAAGAAAACTCTAGAATTACTGATTCCCTATCCAAATTATTATATTTGAATAACATAGATTTGTTGGCACATAAGCTTGGTTTTTGCATGGATTATATTGATCGAATTGATCAGTCAGCAATAGGGTCAGATGGTTGTCTGGATCAAGAAAACACTTTTAAGTTCACATCTGATTTATTTTTGCCCAACTTTTCTTTGCATGAGTTGTCTTTAAACATTAAATCATCAGATCCCAGGGATTCTCTGTCAACGGATAAAATCATCAGTCTTCGGTATAAGACTTATCAAGCGCTAGTTGAACATGATATAGATGCTTTTGGGGTATTCATTCGTGATGAGTCGTTACAGCATTTATTGGTTCCTTCCATCGTAGACAATTCCAATTCCTTGGTTGACTTGTCTATCTCTCAATTATTCGCATCGGCTTGTCGAGGTTTTGATTCCGGCTGGAAAGGCTGGATTAATTGTGGCATTTTCCTCGATTTGGCTCTGATTAAGCATCTGAAACCCATGCGTTGA